Part of the Streptomyces sp. NBC_01264 genome, GGAACGCAAAGCGCCCCCCACGCACCCGCCAGAGCCCACTTACCCTTGCTGCCTTCCGGCCCTGGGGGAGTTGGGTGAGATAGCGCCACGTGAGGGGCTGGGCCCCACCCTAGCGGATGCGGGGCCCCGGAATCGACCCGCACCCCGACCCGGACCCCGACTCAGACCCCGACCCGGATCCCCGCCGGAGTCCCCCGACGATCACGTTCGCGAGCACCCCTCAACGTCTTGTATTGTTTGCCCCGGAGGATTCGCCTAGTGGCCTAGGGCGCACGCTTGGAAAGCGTGTTGGGGGCAACCCCTCACGAGTTCGAATCTCGTATCCTCCGCCATTGCTCTCACCGGGCAATACGTTGAAGAGCCCCACCGCTTGCGGTGGGGCTCTTTGCGTTCCATGGTCTCAGTTCCAGTCTCATTTATTTGCCGCATAGCCGGGCGATCCACCAGATCCCGGCCTCGATGGCCTATCCCTCGTACTCCCATGGGTTCAGCAGGAGTGCGCCTGATCGCGCCAGATGCTTGATGTTCCGGCTCACCAGCGTCCAGCCGTTCGCCAGGGCGGTGGCAGCGATCAGCGCATCGGGAGGATCGATGCTGGTCCCGGCACTCTTGAGCCTCCGGTGAAGAGCGAGGTAGGCGAGTGCCTCCCGCTCTCCAACGGCGGCGATCCGGTCGCGGTACTGATCACGGATGTCCATGAGCGCCAGCTCGAAAACGGTACGCCGCACCGGATCAGGTGTTCCCTCAATGCCCGCTTCGATCTCCGCGACCATGATGACGCTCAGGTAGAGGGCAGGAGCCGGAACCGACCGAGCCCAGGCGACAACAGCCGGGGCAGGCTTCGGCCGGGTGGTGATCTCTGCGACCACG contains:
- a CDS encoding type II toxin-antitoxin system VapC family toxin; its protein translation is MIYLLDTNVVAEITTRPKPAPAVVAWARSVPAPALYLSVIMVAEIEAGIEGTPDPVRRTVFELALMDIRDQYRDRIAAVGEREALAYLALHRRLKSAGTSIDPPDALIAATALANGWTLVSRNIKHLARSGALLLNPWEYEG